The following proteins are encoded in a genomic region of Saccharopolyspora antimicrobica:
- a CDS encoding SCO4848 family membrane protein yields MTISRRVALFLLAFGVWSYLLWPNFARNIWNSDRSWADGSPTSYLIVHLVIAVVSLVLGTIIGIIGWRAFRATRKSAD; encoded by the coding sequence GTGACGATTTCCCGACGTGTTGCGCTGTTCCTGCTGGCCTTCGGCGTGTGGTCCTACCTGCTGTGGCCGAACTTCGCGCGCAACATCTGGAACAGCGACCGCTCCTGGGCCGACGGCTCCCCGACGAGCTACCTGATCGTGCACCTGGTGATCGCGGTGGTCTCCCTGGTCCTGGGCACGATCATCGGCATCATCGGCTGGCGAGCCTTCCGCGCCACCCGCAAGTCGGCGGACTGA
- a CDS encoding succinate dehydrogenase iron-sulfur subunit, with product MVTVKILRYNPETDEDLHWESYRIPALPSDRVLNLLHYIKWYIDGSLSFRRSCAHGVCGSDAMRINGVNRLACKVLMKDLLAKGGETTLTIEPIKGLPVEKDLIVDMEPFFEAYRTIKPYLITSGNEPTRERIQSVAERARFDDTTKCILCAACTTSCPVYWSDGNYFGPAAIVNAHRFIFDSRDEGAEERLDILNDVDGVWRCRTTFNCTDACPRGIQVTKAIQEVKRALMFRRR from the coding sequence ATGGTGACCGTCAAGATCCTGCGGTACAACCCGGAGACCGACGAGGACCTGCACTGGGAGTCCTACCGGATCCCGGCGCTGCCGTCCGACCGCGTGCTGAACCTGCTGCACTACATCAAGTGGTACATCGACGGTTCGCTGTCCTTCCGCCGGTCCTGCGCGCACGGCGTGTGCGGGTCCGACGCGATGCGGATCAACGGCGTCAACCGGCTGGCCTGCAAGGTGCTGATGAAGGACCTGCTGGCCAAGGGCGGCGAGACCACCCTGACCATCGAGCCGATCAAGGGCCTCCCGGTGGAGAAGGACCTGATCGTCGACATGGAGCCGTTCTTCGAGGCCTACCGGACGATCAAGCCGTACCTGATCACCTCCGGCAACGAGCCGACCCGCGAGCGGATCCAGTCGGTGGCCGAGCGCGCCCGCTTCGACGACACCACTAAGTGCATCCTGTGCGCGGCGTGCACCACGTCGTGCCCGGTGTACTGGTCGGACGGGAACTACTTCGGCCCGGCGGCGATCGTCAACGCCCACCGCTTCATCTTCGACAGCCGTGACGAGGGTGCCGAGGAGCGCCTGGACATCCTCAACGACGTCGACGGCGTGTGGCGCTGCCGCACGACCTTCAACTGCACGGACGCCTGCCCCCGTGGCATCCAGGTCACGAAGGCGATCCAGGAAGTGAAGCGAGCTCTGATGTTCCGCCGCCGCTGA
- the sdhA gene encoding succinate dehydrogenase flavoprotein subunit has product MQFHKYDVVIVGAGGAGMRAAIESGQRARTAVLTKLYPTRSHTGAAQGGMCAALANVEEDNWEWHTFDTIKGGDYLVDQDAAEIMAKEAIDAVLDLEKMGLPFNRTPEGKIDQRRFGGHTRDHGKAPVRRACYAADRTGHMILQTLYQNCVKHGVEFYNEFYVLDIMLSDGPDGQQVCTGAIAYELATGEIHVFQAKAVIFATGGFGKVFKTTSNAHTLTGDGMGIIYRKGLPLEDMEFYQFHPTGLAGLGILITEGVRGEGGILRNADGERFMERYAPTIKDLAPRDIVARSMALEVLEGRGAGPNKDYVLLDVTHLGEELLEAKLPDIMEFSRTYLGVEPTEEPVPVYPTAHYAMGGIPTNVEGEVLRDNENVIPGLYAAGECACVSVHGSNRLGTNSLLDINVFGRRSGIAAAEYALSHEHVDIPENPTKLVEGMVDHLRTAHGGERVATIRTELQQTMDANASVYRTEETLKTALSDVQALKERYGRISVHDKGKRYNSDLLEAIELGFLLDLAEALVNAALARKESRGGHAREDYTARDDVNFMRHSMQYKVLPEEEDPDAPLGLTGFQADIRLDYKPVVVTRYQPMERKY; this is encoded by the coding sequence ATGCAATTCCACAAGTACGACGTGGTCATCGTCGGCGCTGGGGGCGCCGGGATGCGCGCCGCGATCGAATCCGGGCAGCGCGCCCGCACCGCCGTGCTGACCAAGCTCTACCCCACCCGTTCGCACACCGGTGCCGCCCAGGGCGGCATGTGCGCGGCGTTGGCCAACGTCGAAGAGGACAACTGGGAGTGGCACACCTTCGACACGATCAAGGGCGGTGACTACCTGGTCGACCAGGACGCCGCCGAGATCATGGCGAAGGAGGCCATCGACGCGGTCCTCGACCTGGAGAAGATGGGGCTGCCGTTCAACCGGACCCCTGAGGGCAAGATCGACCAGCGCCGGTTCGGCGGCCACACCCGCGACCACGGCAAGGCGCCGGTGCGCCGCGCCTGCTACGCCGCGGACCGCACCGGCCACATGATCCTGCAGACGCTGTACCAGAACTGCGTCAAGCACGGCGTGGAGTTCTACAACGAGTTCTACGTCCTGGACATCATGCTCAGCGACGGCCCCGACGGGCAGCAGGTCTGCACCGGCGCCATCGCCTACGAGCTGGCCACCGGCGAGATCCACGTCTTCCAGGCCAAGGCGGTCATCTTCGCGACCGGCGGTTTCGGCAAGGTCTTCAAGACCACGTCGAACGCGCACACCCTGACCGGTGACGGGATGGGCATCATCTACCGCAAGGGCCTGCCGCTGGAGGACATGGAGTTCTACCAGTTCCACCCGACCGGTCTGGCCGGCCTCGGCATCCTGATCACCGAGGGCGTCCGCGGCGAGGGCGGCATCCTGCGCAACGCCGACGGCGAGCGGTTCATGGAGCGCTACGCCCCCACCATCAAGGACCTCGCGCCGCGCGACATCGTCGCCCGGTCGATGGCCCTGGAGGTGCTGGAGGGCCGCGGCGCCGGCCCGAACAAGGACTACGTGCTGCTCGACGTCACCCACCTCGGTGAAGAGCTGCTCGAGGCGAAGCTGCCGGACATCATGGAGTTCTCCCGCACCTACCTGGGCGTGGAGCCGACCGAGGAGCCGGTGCCGGTCTACCCGACCGCGCACTACGCGATGGGCGGCATCCCGACCAACGTGGAGGGCGAGGTCCTGCGGGACAACGAGAACGTCATCCCCGGTCTCTACGCCGCCGGTGAGTGCGCCTGCGTCTCGGTGCACGGCTCGAACCGCCTGGGCACCAATTCGCTGCTGGACATCAACGTGTTCGGCCGCCGCTCCGGCATCGCCGCCGCGGAGTACGCGCTCAGCCACGAGCACGTCGACATCCCGGAGAACCCGACCAAGCTCGTGGAGGGCATGGTCGACCACCTGCGCACCGCGCACGGCGGCGAGCGGGTCGCCACGATCCGCACCGAGCTGCAGCAGACGATGGACGCCAACGCCTCGGTGTACCGCACCGAGGAGACGCTGAAGACGGCGCTGTCGGACGTGCAGGCGCTCAAGGAGCGCTACGGCCGGATCTCCGTGCACGACAAGGGCAAGCGGTACAACTCCGACCTGCTCGAGGCCATCGAGCTGGGCTTCCTGCTCGACCTGGCCGAGGCGCTGGTCAACGCCGCGCTGGCCCGCAAGGAGTCCCGCGGCGGGCACGCCCGCGAGGACTACACCGCCCGCGACGACGTCAACTTCATGCGGCACAGCATGCAGTACAAGGTGCTGCCGGAGGAGGAGGACCCGGACGCCCCGCTGGGGCTGACCGGTTTCCAGGCCGACATCCGGCTGGACTACAAGCCCGTCGTCGTCACCCGGTACCAGCCGATGGAGCGTAAGTACTGA
- a CDS encoding succinate dehydrogenase hydrophobic membrane anchor subunit has product MTVTDAPLSVEKPRSPSRPAARRNNFELYSWLFMRLSGVVLLFLVLGHLLIMLFLDGGVQRINFAFVAGRWASPFWQMWDLTMLWLAGLHGGNGLRTIINDYSRKDGTRFWLKMLLYVSVLLTVGLGTFVLFTFDPNIG; this is encoded by the coding sequence ATGACCGTCACCGACGCACCGCTTTCCGTGGAGAAGCCGCGCTCCCCTTCCCGGCCGGCCGCCCGCCGCAACAACTTCGAGCTCTACAGCTGGTTGTTCATGCGGCTGTCCGGTGTGGTCCTGCTGTTCCTGGTGCTGGGCCACCTGCTGATCATGCTGTTCCTGGACGGCGGCGTGCAGCGGATCAACTTCGCCTTCGTCGCAGGCCGCTGGGCGTCCCCGTTCTGGCAGATGTGGGACCTGACGATGCTCTGGCTGGCCGGACTGCACGGCGGCAACGGACTGCGCACCATCATCAACGACTACTCGCGCAAGGACGGCACGCGCTTCTGGCTGAAGATGCTGCTGTACGTCTCGGTCTTGCTGACCGTGGGTCTGGGCACCTTCGTCCTGTTCACCTTCGACCCGAACATCGGCTAG
- the sdhC gene encoding succinate dehydrogenase, cytochrome b556 subunit produces the protein MASTTASAADAPERATAPRAKGRFYRGDLGMWSWVAHRITGVLTFFFLFVHVLDTALVRVSPNAYDTVIETYKHPIMILFELGLLAAVLFHAFNGIRVMLVDFWSKGTKYQKPMLWTVVVLWLVLIIPAAISLLSRAVNEFLGG, from the coding sequence ATGGCCAGCACCACCGCCTCCGCGGCCGACGCACCGGAGCGCGCCACCGCGCCGCGCGCAAAGGGGCGTTTCTACCGCGGCGATCTGGGCATGTGGTCGTGGGTCGCCCACCGGATCACGGGCGTACTCACCTTCTTCTTCTTGTTCGTGCACGTCCTGGACACCGCCCTGGTGCGGGTGTCGCCGAACGCGTACGACACGGTCATCGAGACCTACAAGCACCCGATCATGATCCTCTTCGAGCTGGGTCTTCTGGCGGCGGTGCTGTTCCACGCGTTCAACGGCATCCGCGTCATGCTGGTCGACTTCTGGTCCAAGGGCACCAAGTACCAGAAGCCGATGCTGTGGACCGTCGTGGTCCTCTGGTTGGTGTTGATCATCCCGGCGGCGATCAGCCTGCTCAGCCGCGCGGTCAACGAATTCCTCGGGGGTTGA
- a CDS encoding BMP family lipoprotein: MWRRSGAGGSRTGIAVAVLLTGSLVLAGCAKDGGGGGTNNAEGQGCQLNAPPTATAPPVQPTQPQAPPAAQQMRVGLAFDIGGRGDASFNDASVAGLDRAKAEMGFSDVKELDAGAGEPEDAKQTRLRQLAREGYNPVIAVGYAYADSVKVVAPEFPGTKFAIIDEQVDGVPNVTSLVFAEEQGSFLVGVIAAHRSKNCQVGFVGGVETPLIQKFQAGFEAGAKAAAPDIEIDSKYLTPAGDFSGFQDPNKGAEVATGQLESGADVVYHAAGASGKGVFSAVKQVGAKAIGVDSDQYNQPTVAEYKDVIISSMLKRVDLAVYDYISAVARDDLGSLPKKFDLAIDGVGYSTSGGMVNDLVPVVDAYKAAIANGDIKVSDKP, from the coding sequence ATGTGGAGGCGCTCGGGTGCCGGAGGTTCACGAACGGGCATCGCGGTGGCCGTGCTGCTCACCGGCTCGCTGGTGCTGGCCGGCTGCGCGAAGGACGGAGGCGGCGGGGGCACCAACAACGCCGAGGGGCAGGGCTGCCAGCTCAACGCCCCGCCGACCGCGACCGCTCCGCCCGTGCAGCCCACCCAGCCGCAGGCCCCGCCGGCCGCCCAGCAGATGCGGGTGGGGCTGGCCTTCGACATCGGCGGGCGCGGCGACGCCTCCTTCAACGACGCCTCGGTGGCCGGGCTGGACCGGGCCAAGGCGGAGATGGGCTTCTCCGACGTCAAGGAGCTCGACGCGGGCGCCGGTGAGCCGGAGGACGCCAAGCAGACCCGCCTGCGGCAGCTGGCGCGCGAGGGCTACAACCCGGTGATCGCCGTCGGCTACGCCTACGCCGACTCGGTCAAGGTCGTCGCGCCGGAGTTCCCGGGCACCAAGTTCGCGATCATCGACGAGCAGGTCGACGGCGTGCCCAACGTCACCTCGCTGGTCTTCGCCGAGGAGCAGGGCTCGTTCCTGGTCGGCGTGATCGCCGCGCACCGGTCGAAGAACTGCCAGGTCGGTTTCGTCGGCGGTGTGGAGACGCCGCTGATCCAGAAGTTCCAGGCCGGCTTCGAGGCGGGCGCCAAGGCCGCCGCGCCGGACATCGAGATCGACAGCAAGTACCTGACGCCGGCCGGTGACTTCAGCGGCTTCCAGGACCCGAACAAGGGCGCCGAGGTCGCGACCGGGCAGCTGGAGTCGGGCGCGGACGTGGTCTACCACGCAGCGGGCGCGTCCGGGAAGGGCGTGTTCTCCGCGGTCAAGCAGGTCGGCGCGAAGGCGATCGGCGTGGACTCCGACCAGTACAACCAGCCGACGGTGGCCGAGTACAAGGACGTGATCATCTCGTCCATGCTCAAGCGCGTCGACCTGGCGGTCTACGACTACATCTCGGCCGTCGCCCGCGACGACCTGGGCTCGCTGCCGAAGAAGTTCGACCTGGCCATCGACGGCGTCGGCTACTCCACCTCCGGCGGGATGGTCAACGACCTGGTCCCGGTGGTGGACGCCTACAAGGCGGCCATCGCCAACGGTGACATCAAGGTCTCCGACAAGCCGTGA
- a CDS encoding ABC transporter ATP-binding protein produces MNTATEPESGDPPAVELTGITKTFPGVIANSDVNLSVRAGEVHALCGENGAGKSTLMKILYGMQAPDSGTIRVHGAEVRLRTPAEAIRAGIGMVHQHFMLADNLTVLENIVLGAEGVHGIGAKARRAVLDLAAKAGFEVRPDVLVERLGVADRQRVEILKVLYRGARIIILDEPTAVLVPQEVDELFTTLRTMREQGFTFLFISHKLDEVRAIADTITVLRRGTTVGTVPTDEVTNQRLAEMMVGSELPVPERGESTVTDREVLVLSGLSASEQDRVVLSDVDLVVRAGEVVGIAGVEGNGQTELVEAIMGMRSLDAGRIALGERDLTGLPTLARREAGIGYVPEDRHRQGLLLDEPLWYNRILGHQTRRPVARGRWLDRQGAKADATRIVEQFDVRTPGIETDASALSGGNQQKFVVGRELSGDPVLLIAAHPTRGVDVGAQAGIWDHLRAARAEGLAVLLISADLDELIGLSDTIRVMLRGRLVAEADPRSVTAEELGAAMTGAQDGEVA; encoded by the coding sequence ATGAACACCGCCACCGAGCCGGAATCCGGCGATCCACCGGCCGTCGAGCTGACCGGCATCACCAAGACCTTCCCCGGCGTGATCGCCAACTCCGACGTGAACCTGTCGGTGCGCGCGGGCGAGGTGCACGCGCTGTGCGGCGAGAACGGCGCGGGCAAGTCGACGCTGATGAAGATCCTCTACGGCATGCAGGCCCCGGACTCCGGCACGATCCGGGTGCACGGCGCGGAGGTCCGGCTGCGCACTCCGGCCGAGGCGATCCGCGCCGGGATCGGCATGGTCCACCAGCACTTCATGCTGGCCGACAACCTGACCGTGCTGGAGAACATCGTGCTCGGCGCGGAGGGCGTGCACGGCATCGGCGCCAAGGCCCGCCGCGCGGTGCTGGACCTGGCCGCCAAGGCCGGTTTCGAGGTGCGCCCGGACGTGCTGGTCGAACGGCTCGGCGTGGCCGACCGGCAGCGGGTGGAGATCCTCAAGGTGCTCTACCGCGGCGCGCGGATCATCATCCTCGACGAGCCCACCGCGGTGCTGGTGCCGCAGGAGGTCGACGAGCTGTTCACCACCCTGCGCACCATGCGCGAGCAGGGCTTCACGTTCCTGTTCATCTCGCACAAGCTCGACGAGGTGCGCGCGATCGCCGACACGATCACGGTGCTGCGCCGCGGCACCACCGTCGGCACCGTGCCCACCGACGAGGTCACCAACCAGCGGCTGGCCGAGATGATGGTCGGCAGCGAGCTCCCGGTCCCCGAGCGCGGCGAGTCCACGGTGACCGACCGCGAGGTGCTCGTCCTGTCCGGACTGTCCGCATCGGAGCAGGACCGCGTGGTGCTGTCCGATGTCGACCTGGTGGTGCGCGCCGGTGAGGTTGTCGGCATCGCCGGGGTGGAGGGCAACGGCCAGACCGAGCTGGTCGAGGCGATCATGGGCATGCGCTCGCTCGACGCGGGCCGGATCGCCCTCGGTGAGCGCGACCTGACCGGACTGCCCACCCTGGCCCGCCGGGAGGCGGGCATCGGCTACGTGCCCGAGGACCGGCACCGGCAGGGCCTGCTGCTCGACGAACCGCTCTGGTACAACCGCATCCTCGGCCACCAGACCCGCCGCCCGGTCGCCCGCGGCAGGTGGCTGGACCGGCAGGGCGCGAAGGCCGACGCGACGCGCATCGTCGAGCAGTTCGACGTCCGCACGCCCGGCATCGAGACCGACGCGTCCGCGCTCTCCGGCGGCAATCAGCAGAAGTTCGTGGTGGGCCGGGAGCTCTCCGGCGATCCGGTGCTGCTGATCGCGGCGCACCCGACCCGCGGCGTGGACGTCGGAGCGCAGGCGGGCATCTGGGACCACCTGCGCGCCGCCCGCGCCGAAGGGCTGGCGGTGCTGCTGATCTCCGCCGACCTGGACGAGCTGATCGGCCTGTCCGACACCATCCGCGTGATGCTCCGCGGCCGACTGGTCGCCGAGGCGGACCCGCGCTCGGTGACCGCGGAGGAACTCGGCGCGGCGATGACCGGCGCCCAGGACGGTGAGGTCGCATGA
- a CDS encoding ABC transporter permease yields the protein MNNWRVRLLPAALAIVFSVVLCSAVLLVSGANPIDTLLEMIAQVGRGMTAVNIVNTAGAYYLVAIAAAIGFQMNLLNIGIEGQYRLGACVAAIVGGAVSLPFGLHAVLVVVIGAVTGALWCGIAAVLKVYRGVSEVISTIMLNTLSIGLIAFLVATFGEMRGNTQGTVPIPASGQVPGIPLGGAGTMFGLVLLSVAVGVGYAVLVDRTRYGFQLRASGLSPTAALAGGVDSKKMIMSAMLISGAIAGVAGLPEILSRDHTFTINFPTGYGFAGLAIALLGRNHPIGIAFGALLWSFLDKSSLTLDNIGVPKEIVTILQGTIVLSVVVAYELVRRRELAAEQRRVGRALGTATEAPAAAGTGGERS from the coding sequence ATGAACAACTGGCGCGTACGCCTGCTGCCTGCTGCGCTGGCGATCGTCTTCTCGGTGGTGCTGTGCAGCGCGGTGCTGCTGGTCTCCGGGGCGAACCCGATCGACACGCTGCTGGAGATGATCGCCCAGGTCGGCCGCGGCATGACCGCGGTGAACATCGTCAACACCGCGGGTGCCTACTACCTGGTGGCCATCGCCGCCGCGATCGGGTTCCAGATGAACCTGCTCAACATCGGCATCGAGGGCCAGTACCGGCTGGGCGCCTGCGTGGCGGCGATCGTCGGCGGCGCGGTCAGCCTGCCGTTCGGGCTGCACGCGGTGCTGGTCGTGGTGATCGGTGCGGTCACCGGCGCGCTGTGGTGCGGGATCGCCGCGGTGCTGAAGGTCTACCGCGGGGTGTCCGAGGTGATCTCCACGATCATGCTCAACACCCTGTCCATCGGGCTGATCGCCTTCCTGGTGGCCACCTTCGGCGAGATGCGCGGCAACACGCAGGGCACCGTGCCCATCCCGGCGAGCGGCCAGGTGCCGGGGATCCCGCTGGGCGGCGCCGGGACGATGTTCGGGCTGGTGCTGCTGTCGGTGGCCGTCGGCGTCGGGTACGCGGTGCTCGTCGACCGCACCCGCTACGGCTTCCAGCTGCGCGCCTCGGGGCTGTCGCCGACCGCAGCGCTGGCCGGTGGTGTCGATTCCAAGAAGATGATCATGTCGGCGATGCTGATCTCCGGTGCCATCGCCGGGGTGGCCGGGCTGCCGGAGATCTTGAGCCGCGACCACACCTTCACCATCAACTTCCCGACCGGCTACGGCTTCGCGGGGCTGGCCATCGCGCTGCTCGGCCGCAACCACCCGATCGGCATCGCCTTCGGCGCGCTGCTGTGGTCCTTCCTGGACAAGAGCTCGCTGACGCTGGACAACATCGGAGTGCCGAAGGAGATCGTGACCATCCTGCAGGGCACCATCGTGCTCTCCGTGGTGGTGGCCTACGAACTGGTGCGCCGTCGCGAGCTGGCCGCCGAGCAGCGGCGCGTCGGTCGGGCGCTGGGTACTGCGACCGAAGCACCGGCCGCCGCCGGAACCGGAGGTGAGCGGTCGTGA
- a CDS encoding ABC transporter permease, which yields MPGWARVLLWVVVAFVAVSIASYQTGVPQLTSSGTIQSAVRLGIPILLAALGGLWAERAGIINIGLEGMMILGTWGGAWAGYQWGPVAGLVAAAVFGALGGLVHAIATVTFGVNHIVSGVAINLLGAGIAKYLSTLVFEPISRNPRESPAVPKFDTYSAQPLGTWLQELEGMQRVGLSDVAGILGGLVTEVSPLTMLAYLLVPVSYLVLWRSPFGLRLRSCGENPVAAESLGVNVYRYKYLAVIISGALAGIGGAALILNPGQAGYLEGQTNNRGYIGLAAMIFGNWRPGGLLGGAALFGYSDGLQLRSGGTSVHALFYGATLLLVVVAAVQVWRRSWFAAGLSLVAAAVMYAVYWYTDELPTELTAYTPHLVTLVVLGVASQRLRPPAANGLQYRRGVD from the coding sequence ATGCCGGGCTGGGCGCGCGTCCTGCTGTGGGTGGTGGTCGCGTTCGTCGCGGTGTCGATCGCCTCCTACCAGACCGGGGTGCCGCAGCTGACGTCCTCGGGCACCATCCAGTCCGCGGTGCGACTGGGCATCCCGATCCTGCTGGCCGCGCTGGGCGGTCTGTGGGCCGAACGCGCCGGGATCATCAACATCGGCCTGGAAGGCATGATGATCCTCGGCACCTGGGGCGGCGCCTGGGCCGGCTACCAGTGGGGACCCGTCGCCGGGCTGGTCGCGGCGGCCGTGTTCGGCGCGCTGGGCGGCCTGGTGCACGCGATCGCCACGGTGACCTTCGGGGTCAACCACATCGTGTCCGGCGTGGCGATCAACCTGCTGGGCGCGGGCATCGCGAAGTACCTCTCGACGCTGGTGTTCGAACCGATCTCGCGCAACCCGCGGGAATCGCCCGCGGTGCCGAAGTTCGACACCTACTCGGCGCAGCCGCTGGGCACCTGGCTGCAAGAGCTGGAGGGCATGCAGCGGGTCGGCCTCTCGGACGTGGCGGGCATCCTCGGCGGCCTGGTCACCGAGGTCTCGCCGCTGACCATGCTGGCCTACCTGCTGGTGCCGGTGAGCTACCTGGTGCTGTGGCGCTCGCCGTTCGGGCTGCGGCTGCGGTCCTGCGGGGAGAACCCGGTCGCGGCGGAGTCCCTCGGCGTCAACGTCTACCGGTACAAGTACCTGGCGGTGATCATCTCCGGCGCGCTGGCCGGCATCGGTGGCGCGGCTCTGATCCTCAACCCGGGCCAGGCGGGCTACCTGGAGGGGCAGACCAACAACCGCGGCTACATCGGCCTGGCAGCGATGATCTTCGGCAACTGGCGGCCGGGCGGTCTGCTCGGCGGTGCGGCGCTGTTCGGCTACTCCGACGGTCTCCAGCTGCGCAGCGGCGGGACCAGCGTGCACGCGCTGTTCTACGGTGCGACGCTGCTGCTCGTGGTGGTCGCGGCGGTGCAGGTGTGGCGGCGCAGCTGGTTCGCCGCCGGCCTCTCGCTGGTCGCGGCGGCGGTGATGTACGCGGTGTACTGGTACACGGACGAGCTGCCCACGGAGCTCACGGCCTACACCCCGCACCTGGTGACGCTGGTCGTCCTGGGCGTGGCGTCGCAACGACTGCGACCACCCGCGGCCAACGGCCTGCAATACCGCAGGGGAGTCGATTAG
- a CDS encoding cytidine deaminase yields the protein MTTVDWEALRAAAVEAAAQAYCPYSGLQVGAAALCDDGRIVTGCNVENASYGITLCAECTMAGQLRLTGGGRFVAVACRSGTGDLLMPCGRCRQILQELGGPNCLVDTPRGVLPMTEVLPDAFEL from the coding sequence GTGACCACAGTGGACTGGGAAGCGCTGCGCGCGGCGGCGGTGGAGGCCGCCGCCCAGGCGTACTGCCCGTACTCGGGTCTGCAGGTGGGCGCGGCGGCGTTGTGCGACGACGGCCGCATCGTGACCGGCTGCAACGTGGAGAACGCCTCCTACGGCATCACCCTGTGCGCGGAGTGCACGATGGCCGGTCAGCTCCGCCTGACCGGCGGAGGCCGCTTCGTCGCGGTGGCCTGCCGAAGCGGCACGGGAGACCTCCTGATGCCCTGCGGCCGCTGCCGCCAGATCCTCCAAGAGCTCGGCGGCCCGAACTGCCTGGTCGACACGCCCCGAGGTGTCCTCCCGATGACCGAAGTCCTCCCCGACGCCTTCGAGCTCTGA
- a CDS encoding thymidine phosphorylase → MHSAVDVIRVKRDGGRLSDEQIDWVVDAYTRGQVADEQMAALAMAVLLRGMTPEETARWTAAMVASGEVLALGSVGRPTVDKHSTGGVGDKITLPLTPLVAACGAAVPQLSGRGLGHTGGTLDKLESIPGWRAQLSVAEVRAQLDEVGAVVCAATEGLAPADRKLYALRDVTGTVESIPLIASSIMSKKIAEGVQSLVLDVKCGSGAFMKDLDQARALATALVEIGSASGLRTSALITDMSVPLGRAVGNALEVAEAVDVLRGGGPPDVVELTLALAREMLDHAGLSDVDPEAALADGRAYDSWRRMIEAQGGDPAAELPRAQHIDVITAPRAGVLTELDAFAVGIAAWRLGAGRARKEDDVDHAAGVLCLAKPGDSVTAGQPLLELHTDRPETVAAAREALRGAYEISDADRRSTPLILDRVAAKSEPS, encoded by the coding sequence ATGCATTCTGCGGTCGACGTGATTCGGGTGAAGCGGGACGGCGGTCGGCTCAGCGATGAGCAGATCGACTGGGTCGTCGACGCCTACACGCGCGGGCAGGTGGCTGACGAGCAGATGGCCGCGCTGGCGATGGCCGTGCTGCTGCGCGGCATGACACCGGAGGAGACCGCGCGGTGGACCGCGGCGATGGTCGCCTCCGGCGAGGTGTTGGCGCTCGGTTCGGTCGGAAGGCCCACTGTGGACAAGCACTCCACCGGTGGCGTCGGGGACAAGATCACCTTGCCGCTGACGCCGTTGGTCGCCGCGTGCGGCGCCGCCGTGCCGCAGCTGTCCGGGCGCGGGTTGGGGCACACCGGCGGGACTTTGGACAAGCTGGAGTCCATCCCCGGCTGGCGGGCGCAGCTCTCGGTGGCGGAGGTGCGCGCGCAGCTCGACGAGGTCGGTGCGGTGGTGTGCGCGGCGACGGAGGGATTGGCGCCCGCCGACCGGAAGCTCTACGCCCTGCGCGACGTGACGGGCACGGTCGAGTCGATCCCGCTGATCGCCAGCTCGATCATGAGCAAGAAGATCGCCGAAGGCGTGCAATCGCTGGTGCTGGACGTCAAGTGCGGCTCCGGCGCGTTCATGAAGGACCTCGACCAGGCGCGGGCACTGGCCACCGCGCTGGTGGAGATCGGCAGCGCCAGCGGTCTGCGCACCAGCGCGCTCATCACCGACATGTCCGTGCCGCTGGGCCGGGCGGTCGGCAACGCCCTGGAGGTCGCCGAAGCGGTCGACGTGCTGCGCGGCGGCGGCCCACCGGACGTCGTGGAGCTGACGCTGGCACTGGCCCGCGAGATGCTCGACCACGCGGGCCTGTCCGATGTGGACCCGGAGGCAGCGCTGGCGGACGGTCGTGCGTACGACTCGTGGCGCCGGATGATCGAGGCGCAGGGCGGTGATCCGGCGGCGGAACTGCCCCGGGCGCAGCACATCGACGTGATCACCGCGCCGCGCGCCGGAGTGCTGACCGAGCTCGACGCGTTCGCCGTCGGCATCGCGGCCTGGCGGCTGGGCGCGGGACGAGCCCGCAAGGAGGACGACGTCGACCACGCCGCAGGAGTCCTGTGCCTGGCGAAACCGGGCGACAGCGTCACTGCCGGCCAGCCGCTGCTGGAGCTGCACACCGACCGGCCGGAAACCGTTGCGGCTGCCCGTGAAGCGTTGCGGGGCGCATACGAGATCAGCGACGCCGACCGGAGGTCGACGCCGCTGATCCTGGACCGAGTGGCCGCGAAGAGCGAACCGAGCTGA